The Vannielia litorea genomic interval GACTGGAGCGCGGAGAAGGTGATGGAGGCCGGCAAGGGCGTGTGCTCGGATCAGACCCATGTGTTCATCTCCGCCGCGCGGCTGCTCGGCCATCCGGCGCGCTACGTTTCGGGCTACCTGATGCTGGACGACCGCCAGAGCCAGGAGGCGATGCACGGCTGGGCCGAGGCCCATGTGGACGCGCTGGGCTGGGTTGGCTTTGACGTGAGCAACGATCAGTCGCCCGACACACGTTACGTTCGCGTTGCGACAGGGCTGGACTACGCAGGCGCTGCGCCGGTAACTGGAACGCGCACCGGTGGCGAGGAAGAATCCCTTTCCGTCGCCATAGAGGTGGCGCAACAGATGAGCCAGAGCCAAGAACAGTAACATGACCTATTGCGTCGGAATGAAGCTCGATCGCGGGCTCGTTTTCATGTCTGACACCCGGACCAATGCGGGCGTCGATAACATCAGCGTTTTCAAGAAGATGCACTCGTGGGAGGTGCCCGGCGAGCGGGTGATCACCCTGATGAGCGCGGGCAATCTGGCGACGACGCAGGCGGTGGTTTCGATCCTTGAGGAGCGGACCAAGGCGCAGAGCGAGCGCAACCCCTCGCTGCTGGAAGCGCCGAGCATGTTCCAGGTCGCGCGGATGGTGGCCAAGGTGCTGAAGGATGTGATCGCCGAGCATGAGCAGGCGGGCCAGCAGGCCGCTGCCTTTGGCGCGACGCTGATCCTTGGCGGCCAGATCGACGGCACCGCGCCCCGGCTGTTCCTGATCTATCCGGAAGGCAACTTCATCGAGGCAGGGGACGACACACCGTTCTTCCAGATCGGGGAGACCAAATATGGCCGCCCGATCCTTGTGCGCGCCTACCGCCCGGAGATGAGCTTTGCCGAAGCGGTGAAACTGCTGATGGTGAGCTTCGACTCGACGGTGAAAGCCAACCTGACGGTCGGCCTGCCGTTCGATGTGCAGTTCTATGAAGAAGGCAGCCTCACGCTGGGCTACCAGAGCCGGATCGAGGCCGATGACGCCGATTTTCAGCGCATCTCAAGCGGCTGGGGCGAGGCCCTGACCGCCGCGCTCGACAGCCTGCCGGACATCGAGCTTTAGGGCGGGTGACTGCCCTGCAGCCCTTTACCCGCGAGGAGCTGGAGCCGCGGCTGCGCCGGTTGGTGGCCGCGGAGGTGCCGGAGGCGGAGGAGGAGGCTTATGTGGCCGAGCTTTCCGCCCGCATCCTCGACCCGCAATGGCTGGATTACCTTTACGCGAAGGAGTGGGAGCATCTGACGCTGGAAGAGGCTTGCGACAAGATCCTGAGCTATCGCGCCATCCGGTTGTGACACGGCAACCGCTTGGACAGGCGTTCATAAGGCGGTAAGCAGGGAGAAAGACCCGTTGAAAGGCCCGCTCCGTTGAACCAGGACGCTCCCAAGCCCATCCCGCCGCGCCGCCCGCTGACGCTCCGAGACGTTTCGGAGGCCTCTGGCGTTAGCGAAATGACGGTGAGCCGGGTGCTGCGGAACCGGGGTGATGTGAGCCAGGCCACGCGGGAGAAGGTGCTCGCTGCAGCCAAGCGGTTGGGCTACGTGCCCAACAAGATTGCGGGGGCGCTGGCGAGCAGCCGGGTGAACCTTGTGGCGGTGGTGATCCCCTCGCTTTCCAACATGGTCTTCCCCGAGGTGCTCACGGGCATTGGTGCGGTGCTGGACGACACCGACCTTCAGCCGGTTGTTGGCGTGACTCATTACAAGCCCGAGCGCGCCGAGAAAGTGCTTTACGAGATGCTCTCGTGGCGGCCCTCGGGCGTGATCGTGGCGGGGCTGGAACATACCGATGCCGCCCGCGCCATGCTGGCCAACGCAGGCTGCCCGGTGGTGGAGATCATGGATGTGGACGGCGAGCCGATCGACTCGATGGTCGGCATCAGCCATCGCCGCGCGGGGCGGATGATGGCCGAGGCGATTGCCGGTGCGGGGTACAAGAACATCGGGTTCGCAGGCACCAAGATGCCGCTGGATCACCGGGCGCGAAAGCGGTTCGAGGGGTTCACTACGGCGCTGGCCCGCGCCGGGCTGGAGGTGCGGGACCGGGAGTTTTACGCGGGCGGCAGCGGCCTCGCCAAGGGGCGCGAGATGACGGCGGCCATGCTGGAGCGCACGCCGGAGCTGGATTTCATCTATTATTCCAACGACATGATCGGTGCGGGCGGGATGCTGCACTGCCTGACGGCCGGCATCGACATTCCCGGCGAGCTGGGGCTTGCGGGCTTCAACGCGTTGGAGATGCTGGCCGCCTTCCCGCAGAAGCTGGCGACGATGGACGCCTGCCGCCGCGAAATTGGCGAGGCGGCGGCGCGGATCGTGGCGGAGCGCACAGCGAGCGGCGATCTGGCGGGCGAAGGCGGCGGCACGGTGACCGAGCTGGAGCCGGTGCTGGCGCTGGGCGACACGCTGGCGCGGGGCTGAGCGCATGTCTCCCAAGGTTTCGGTGGTGATCCCGATGATGAACGAGGCGGAGAACGCGGCGCCGCTCATCGGCCGGATCGTGACCGCCTGCGCGGATGTCGAGTTCGAGGTGGTGGCGGTCAACGACGGGTCCACCGATGCGACGGGCGATGAGCTGCTCAAGCTGGCGCGGGAGGATGCCCGCATTCGGGTGCTGCAACACCCGAGGCCTGCCGGGCAGAGCGGGGCGGTGCATTCGGGCGTGCGGGCGGCGCGGGGCGCGGTGTGCGTGACGCTGGATGGCGACGGGCAGAACCCGCCGGAGGAACTGCCAAAGCTATATGGCCCGCTGCTGGCCGACACCACGGGCAAGCTGGGCCTCGTCGCGGGCCAGCGGGTGGACCGGCAGGATACCGCGAGCAAGCGCTGGGCGAGCAAGTTTGCCAACGGTCTGCGCGCACGCATCCTGAAGGATGGCACGCGCGACACCGGCTGCGGGCTCAAGGGCTTTCGCCGCGATGCATTTCTGGCCCTGCCGTTCTTCAACCACATGCACCGCTACCTGCCTGCGCTGATGCGGCGGGACGGCTGGGAGATCGCCCATGTGGACGTGAGCCATGCCGAGCGCGCCGCGGGGCGGAGCAAATACACCAACTTCGGCAGGGCGCTTGTGGGGATTTACGACCTGATCGGCGTGGCTTGGCTGATCAAGCGGCGCAAGACCCAGACCCCCACGGAGATCACGCCGGATGGCTGAATGGCTCTTCAACATCCTGCATGTCGAGACGTGGGTTGAGTTCTGGTGGGTGATCATCGGGCTGGGCGGGCAGCTGATGTTCACCGCGCGATTTCTGGTGCAGTGGATCGCCTCGGAGCGGGCCCGCCGGTCGGTGGTGCCGCTGGCGTTCTGGTACTTTTCGATCTTCGGCGGGCTGATCTTGTTGGCCTATGCGCTTTACCGGAAAGACCCGGTGTTCGTGCTGGGGCAGGCGATGGGGCTCTTCATCTATGTTCGCAATCTCTACCTGATCCATGTCAGCAAGCGCGAAGCCTGAGGGCGCCGGCTGGTTTGGCCCTGCCTTTGCGGTGGTGGCGGCGCTGGTGGTGTTTCGCCTCGCGTTGCTCCCCTTTGCGCGGGCCGAGATCTTTGTGGATGAGGCGCAATACTGGCTCTGGGGACAGGAGCTGGCCTTTGGCTACTATTCCAAGCCGCCGATGATCGGCTGGCTGCTGCGGGCGGTCACCGACCTGGCGGGCAGCGATGCGGCCTTCTGGCTCCGCGCCCCGGCGGCGGTGCTGCACGGGATCACCGCGCTGCTGCTGGCCGGGTTGGCGGCAGAACTGGCCGACAGGCGCACGGCGATCCTCGTGGCGGCGAGTTACATCACCCTGCCGCTGGTGGCGGTGGGCAGCTTTCTGATCAGCACCGACACGGTGATGTTCCCCTTCCTTGCGGGCGCGCTCTGGGCGTGGGTGCGAGTGACCCGCGAGCAGAGCCGGGTGGCGGCGGTGGTGGCCGGGGCCTGCGTGGGGCTGGCGGTGATGAGCAAATACGCGGGCATCTACTACGTGCTTTGCGCCGGGTTGGCGGCGCTCTTCGTGCCCTCGGCGCGGGTGCGCTGGGGTGATGCGGTGGCGGCAATCGTGGCGCTGCTGATCGTGATCTCGCCCAACGTGATCTGGAACATTCAGAACGGCCTCTCGACCCTCGAGCACACGATGGACAACGCCGAATGGGTGCGCGACCCGGGCAAGCGGGCGGGGCTGAACTGGGCCTCGCTGGCGGAGTTTGCCGGGGCGCAGATCGTGGTGTTCGGGCCGGTGCTGCTGGCGGGGCTGCTTTGGTCGGCGGTGTGGCGGCGGAGCGCGATGCTGCTGTGGTTCTCTCTGCCAATCCTTGCGCTGGTCTGCGGGCAGGCGCTGCTCTCCAAGGCCTATGCCAACTGGGCGGCGGCGGCCTATCTGGCGGGCACCATCGCTGCCGTGATGGTAGTGCGCGGCTGGGGCCGCTGGGCGATGGGGGCGAGCCTTGCGCTGGGCACGGGTTTTGCCGTGGTGCTGGTGGGCGCAACCGTCTTTGCCGCTTCGCTGCGGCTGGGGGACGGGCCATTGCTGATGGAGCGCTATTTGGGCCGGATCGACATGAGCGCGCAGATTGCCGCGCGGTCAAAGGCGGCGGGGGTGACGACCATTGTGGCTGATGACCGCGACGTGCTGGCCGACCTCTTCTACCGCATCCGGGGCCGGGGCGTGGAGGGGCAGATCATCGGGCTGGAGGCCTATGCCCGACCCGAACTGGGCCGCCCGCCGAACCACTATGTGCAGAGCCATGCGTGGCCGGGCGGCGAAGACGAGGTGCTTTATGTGACCCGCCGCGCAGACCCCCCGATCTGCGAGGCGGCCGAGGCGCTAGAGCCGATCATCCCGCGAGAGGGGGCCTTTCGGCGGCGTCCGCAGCAGGTCTGGCGGGTGCCGGGCGACTGCTGGGGCCAGTGACGGGCGATGTAGAACGGCGACAATCCTCCACTTTGTGAGCGGAGGGCTTTTGCGGTGACGTGCCGTTGCTATAGTCGGGTGCCGACAGGATGCGAGGGGCGAGCCGTGGCACGGATCAAGAGTTGGGCGGGTGTGAGTGCTGTGGCGCTGGTGGCGGGCCTCGTGGCGGGAGCCGGACCGCGGGCCACCAAGGCCGACCCCCAGATCACCGACAGCCTGACGCTTTTCGGGACGCCCGGCATCCTCTCGATGCCCTCTGCGGAGGCGCTGGAGGATGGACAAATCTCGGCCACGCTCACCTCGATGGGCGGGCAGACGCGGGCGAGCTTCTCGTTCCAGCTTGCGCCGCGGATCACCGGCAGCTTCCGCTACTCGCGCATCGAAGACTATTACATGGACGGCGAGCCGCTCTCCGACCGGAGCTTTGACCTGAAGTTTCAGGTGCTGCAGGAGCAGCCCGGCAAGTGGTGGCCGGCGGTGGCTGTGGGCTTTCAGGATTTTCTGGGCAGCGGGATCTATAGCGGCGAATACATTGTGGCGACCAAGACGGTATCGCCCCGGCTGCGGTTCAGCGCCGGGCTCGGCTGGGGCGGGCTGGCGCGCTACGGGGTGATCGGCAGCGCGGGCGAGCGCGAGCCTTACATCCCCGGCGACGAGGGCGGCACTGTGAATGCCAGCAGCTGGTTTCAGGGCGATGTGGCGGCGTTTGGCGGCCTCGCCTTTCAGGCCAGCGACAGGCTGACGCTGAAGGCCGAATACTCCACGGCGGGCTATGTGGACGAGGCGGGCGACGACCTGATCGACCGCAAGAGCCCGTGGAACTTTGGCCTCGATTACAAGATCCGCGAAAACGCGCATTTGCAGGCGGCTTATATCGGCGGCTCTGAGGTGGCGGTGCAGCTCAGCTTCAGCACCAACCCGCGCAAGCCTGCGGTGGGGCCGGGCAACGAGACCGCGCCGCTGCCAGTGGCGGGGCGCCCTGCCCGCCGGTCGGATCCCGGCGCCTGGGACACCGCCTGGGCGAGTGATCCGGCGACCAAGCCCGGCCTGCGCCGGGTGCTGGGCAATGCGATGGCCAAGGAAGGGCTGATCCTCGAGGCGATGGCCTACAGCGGGCGGAGTATCGAGCTGCGCTATCGTAACACGCGCTACATTGCCGAGCCGCAGGCAATGGGGCGTATCTCGCGCATTCTGACCCGCGCCCTGCCCGCCTCGGTCGAGACCTTCAGCCTTGTGCCGGTGCAGAACGGGGTGCCGGGCGCTCGGGTGACATTGAAGCGCAGCGACCTTGAGGCATTTGAACACGCAGGCTCGGCCCCGGTGCTGGCTGCCGCGCAGATCACCGATACCGCCGCTGCGCCCGATCCGGCGGGGCTGGAGTATCTGCCCGGTCAGTATCCGCGGTTCACGTGGTCTCTCTCGCCCTATGTGGCGCTCACCGCCTTTGACCCCGAAAGCCCCCTGCGCGGCGACGTGGGTCTGCGGCTCTCGGGCCGGTATGACCTTGCGCCGGGCTGGGTGCTGGAGGGTGCGATCACCAAGAAGGTGTTCGGCAACGGCGGCGAGGATGAGAACCCATCGACCTCGGTTCTGCCGCATGTTCGCTCGGACGCGGCGCTCTATGCCGCCGAGGGCGACCCGGCGATCGAGCGGCTGACGCTGGCCTACTATGGCCGCCCCGGTCCCAACCTCTACAGCCGCCTCACGGTGGGTATGCTGGAATCGATGTTTGGCGGGGTCTCGGGCGAGCTGCTCTGGAAGCCGGTGGACAGCCGCCTTGCGCTGGGCGGCGAGCTGAACTGGGTGAAGCAGCGGGACTATGACCAGCTCTTCAGCTTCCGGGAATACGAGGTCGTGACCGGCCATGTCTCTGCCTACTACGACTTTGGCAACGGCTATCACGGCACGCTCGACGTGGGCCGCTACCTTGCGGGTGACTGGGGCGCGACCGTCGCGCTGGACCGGGAGTTCGACAACGGCTGGCGGATCGGGGCCTATGCCACGGTCACCGATGTTTCGGCGGAGGACTTTGGTGAAGGCTCGTTTGACAAGGGCATCCGGGTGACCGTGCCTTACAGCTTCTTCACCGGCCAGCCGAGCAAGAAGACCGCGGGCACCACGCTGCGCTCGCTGGCGCGGGACGGGGGCGCGAAGCTCTCGGTCAACGGGCGGCTCTATGACACGGTGCGCGACACCCACCGCCCTGAGCTGGAAGACCGGTGGGGGCGGTTCTGGAGATGATGCGGAAGATGCGTTGGATCGGGGCGCTGGCCGCCCTTGCAGTGCTGGCCGGGTGCAGCAACGACCCTGCACGGCAGGGGCCGGGGCTGTTGCAGATGGCGGTGCAGAGCGTGACCGCCAAGCGCGGAAAGCCGAAGGAGGTGACCCCGGCGCAGGTGGCCGCGCTGATCCCGGTGGCGCTGCAGCGCATCCGAGGCTCTGCGATCATGATCCTGTTGCGCGACAACACCCAGCTGGCCGCGCTCGGCGAGCAGGAGACGCGCGGGCCGTGGCGGACCTATCTGACCACCGAGGGCCAGACGCTTGTGCTGCGGCGCGGGATGCTGGCGGAGACGCGGGGCGTGGGCTTTGACCTGATGTCCTCGGAGATCACCCAGAGCACTGCGCTTGTCACCGGCCGACGCGCCGGGCAGGCGGTGCGCGTGATGCGCTGGCTCAACGGCGAGAACGATGAAGTCCCGACCCGGTTCGACTGCCGGATCAGCCGCGACAAGGCCGAGCCGATCCAGACTGCGACGGCGGGCACGGTGGGCGCGGTGCGGATGGTGGAAATCTGTCATGGCGGCGGCCAGACCTTTACCAACATCTATCAGGTGGCCGGGGATGGCACGATCTGGAACTCGCGCCAGTGGATGGGGCCGGAAATCGGCTACATCGCGATTCAACTCCTGCGCAGGTAAGGCCCAATGACCCGCACCGCGCTCGTGACCGGTTCCGCCGGATTCATCGGCTCTCATATCTCGTGCCGTTTGCTGGACGATGGCTTCAGGGTCATCGGGCTGGATGCGATGACCGATTACTACGACGTGAGCCTCAAGCAGCGGCGGCACCAGCGGCTGATGCAGAGCGAGGGGTTCAGCGCGGTGGAGGCGCGGCTGGACGAGCCGGGGCGGCTGGAGGAATTGCTGGAGGAGCACGCGCCCGAGATCGTGATTCACCTCGCTGCGCAGGCGGGGGTGCGCTACTCGATCGACGCGCCGGAGAGCTATGTGGAGGCCAACCTGATTGGCACCTTCCGCCTGCTGGAGGCTGCCCGTGCCCACCCGCCCAAGCATATGCTGATGGCCTCGACCAGCTCGGTCTATGGCGCGAACGAGAAGATGCCCTATGCCGAGACGGACCGGGTGGCGCATCAGATGAGCTTCTACGCCGCGACCAAGGCTGCCAACGAGGCGATGGCGCATAGTTACGCCCATCTTTACGGCCTGCCGATCACGATGTTCCGCTTTTTCACGGTCTACGGCCCGTGGGGGCGGCCCGATATGGCGCTCTTCAAGTTCGTG includes:
- a CDS encoding peptidase, with the translated sequence MTYCVGMKLDRGLVFMSDTRTNAGVDNISVFKKMHSWEVPGERVITLMSAGNLATTQAVVSILEERTKAQSERNPSLLEAPSMFQVARMVAKVLKDVIAEHEQAGQQAAAFGATLILGGQIDGTAPRLFLIYPEGNFIEAGDDTPFFQIGETKYGRPILVRAYRPEMSFAEAVKLLMVSFDSTVKANLTVGLPFDVQFYEEGSLTLGYQSRIEADDADFQRISSGWGEALTAALDSLPDIEL
- a CDS encoding LacI family DNA-binding transcriptional regulator, whose protein sequence is MNQDAPKPIPPRRPLTLRDVSEASGVSEMTVSRVLRNRGDVSQATREKVLAAAKRLGYVPNKIAGALASSRVNLVAVVIPSLSNMVFPEVLTGIGAVLDDTDLQPVVGVTHYKPERAEKVLYEMLSWRPSGVIVAGLEHTDAARAMLANAGCPVVEIMDVDGEPIDSMVGISHRRAGRMMAEAIAGAGYKNIGFAGTKMPLDHRARKRFEGFTTALARAGLEVRDREFYAGGSGLAKGREMTAAMLERTPELDFIYYSNDMIGAGGMLHCLTAGIDIPGELGLAGFNALEMLAAFPQKLATMDACRREIGEAAARIVAERTASGDLAGEGGGTVTELEPVLALGDTLARG
- a CDS encoding glycosyltransferase family 2 protein produces the protein MSPKVSVVIPMMNEAENAAPLIGRIVTACADVEFEVVAVNDGSTDATGDELLKLAREDARIRVLQHPRPAGQSGAVHSGVRAARGAVCVTLDGDGQNPPEELPKLYGPLLADTTGKLGLVAGQRVDRQDTASKRWASKFANGLRARILKDGTRDTGCGLKGFRRDAFLALPFFNHMHRYLPALMRRDGWEIAHVDVSHAERAAGRSKYTNFGRALVGIYDLIGVAWLIKRRKTQTPTEITPDG
- a CDS encoding lipid-A-disaccharide synthase N-terminal domain-containing protein, which codes for MAEWLFNILHVETWVEFWWVIIGLGGQLMFTARFLVQWIASERARRSVVPLAFWYFSIFGGLILLAYALYRKDPVFVLGQAMGLFIYVRNLYLIHVSKREA
- a CDS encoding ArnT family glycosyltransferase gives rise to the protein MSASAKPEGAGWFGPAFAVVAALVVFRLALLPFARAEIFVDEAQYWLWGQELAFGYYSKPPMIGWLLRAVTDLAGSDAAFWLRAPAAVLHGITALLLAGLAAELADRRTAILVAASYITLPLVAVGSFLISTDTVMFPFLAGALWAWVRVTREQSRVAAVVAGACVGLAVMSKYAGIYYVLCAGLAALFVPSARVRWGDAVAAIVALLIVISPNVIWNIQNGLSTLEHTMDNAEWVRDPGKRAGLNWASLAEFAGAQIVVFGPVLLAGLLWSAVWRRSAMLLWFSLPILALVCGQALLSKAYANWAAAAYLAGTIAAVMVVRGWGRWAMGASLALGTGFAVVLVGATVFAASLRLGDGPLLMERYLGRIDMSAQIAARSKAAGVTTIVADDRDVLADLFYRIRGRGVEGQIIGLEAYARPELGRPPNHYVQSHAWPGGEDEVLYVTRRADPPICEAAEALEPIIPREGAFRRRPQQVWRVPGDCWGQ
- a CDS encoding YjbH domain-containing protein, with the protein product MARIKSWAGVSAVALVAGLVAGAGPRATKADPQITDSLTLFGTPGILSMPSAEALEDGQISATLTSMGGQTRASFSFQLAPRITGSFRYSRIEDYYMDGEPLSDRSFDLKFQVLQEQPGKWWPAVAVGFQDFLGSGIYSGEYIVATKTVSPRLRFSAGLGWGGLARYGVIGSAGEREPYIPGDEGGTVNASSWFQGDVAAFGGLAFQASDRLTLKAEYSTAGYVDEAGDDLIDRKSPWNFGLDYKIRENAHLQAAYIGGSEVAVQLSFSTNPRKPAVGPGNETAPLPVAGRPARRSDPGAWDTAWASDPATKPGLRRVLGNAMAKEGLILEAMAYSGRSIELRYRNTRYIAEPQAMGRISRILTRALPASVETFSLVPVQNGVPGARVTLKRSDLEAFEHAGSAPVLAAAQITDTAAAPDPAGLEYLPGQYPRFTWSLSPYVALTAFDPESPLRGDVGLRLSGRYDLAPGWVLEGAITKKVFGNGGEDENPSTSVLPHVRSDAALYAAEGDPAIERLTLAYYGRPGPNLYSRLTVGMLESMFGGVSGELLWKPVDSRLALGGELNWVKQRDYDQLFSFREYEVVTGHVSAYYDFGNGYHGTLDVGRYLAGDWGATVALDREFDNGWRIGAYATVTDVSAEDFGEGSFDKGIRVTVPYSFFTGQPSKKTAGTTLRSLARDGGAKLSVNGRLYDTVRDTHRPELEDRWGRFWR
- a CDS encoding YjbF family lipoprotein, translating into MMRKMRWIGALAALAVLAGCSNDPARQGPGLLQMAVQSVTAKRGKPKEVTPAQVAALIPVALQRIRGSAIMILLRDNTQLAALGEQETRGPWRTYLTTEGQTLVLRRGMLAETRGVGFDLMSSEITQSTALVTGRRAGQAVRVMRWLNGENDEVPTRFDCRISRDKAEPIQTATAGTVGAVRMVEICHGGGQTFTNIYQVAGDGTIWNSRQWMGPEIGYIAIQLLRR
- a CDS encoding NAD-dependent epimerase/dehydratase family protein: MTRTALVTGSAGFIGSHISCRLLDDGFRVIGLDAMTDYYDVSLKQRRHQRLMQSEGFSAVEARLDEPGRLEELLEEHAPEIVIHLAAQAGVRYSIDAPESYVEANLIGTFRLLEAARAHPPKHMLMASTSSVYGANEKMPYAETDRVAHQMSFYAATKAANEAMAHSYAHLYGLPITMFRFFTVYGPWGRPDMALFKFVKAIRAGEPIDVYNHGKMRRDFTYIDDLVEGIRRLVDVAPERGAPVGEADSLSPVAPWRVVNIGNAAPVELGTFIEAIEAALGETAQKNMMEMQPGDVPATWADTTLLTELVGPLPQTDITQGVRAFVEWYDRHYN